The Rhopalosiphum maidis isolate BTI-1 chromosome 2, ASM367621v3, whole genome shotgun sequence genome segment tcaaatctaattttcaacaaaattgattttgttttttttttttatgtattcgtAACTCGATAAAAATAACCGTAGATGcttgaaatttttactaaatatttaaattattgtttttatttatgatacatttttgaatttttttttaactatttttaagttatttagggtagaaatatttgaaaatttaatacaaagctTAATGAGAGATAACTTATGCAAATACGTTGTTAATTTCTTAGTTAAATCGAAAATCTAtaactatgatattttttttaagcatttaaagttaaacttttgacaaaattcataaaaattgcgaaaattagtaaataattatgttgttagaaattcataaaaattttggtttttgcacctaatatttaaacattgaatataCGGTTCTTTGTTGTTtagtttatatgtaaaaaaaaattctaccaGATATTTATcctcaaacaatttttgatattttattgtaggtattaaaaaaaaaaaaaacaaatatagatacttgaaattttatgaaatgcttattatcattatcattatatgatCAAATTCTTTTAACTCTTGGTGTTAATTATAGGCatggaattttttaatatattttagtttttttttttaaatatcgatgAAAACTAAtttgctttaatttttgttctttaaaattttattcttacatacatctatataaaaatattatttatattattattatttttttttatgtgcatttgaagtaaaaatgtttacaaaattcatcaaaatcgcaaaaaattgcaaactattttgtagttacaaatgtataaaaacttttttttttatatctaagttttgaaaatacatagtttacactaaaacaatattgtaatctcaaaaatgtataaaagcaattattttttataaacattttaagttcaaatttggacgaaattacctatttgaaagataaataacgatatgttaattattttgttataatttattaacatttttcacgagaatttaaactattatgtattttatattataaatcttctTATACAcgattacatttttgatttattttaaaatattatttatttataggtactatacgaATCTATTTTACTGTTGTACCTTGTACGGTATTAACAAGAAGAAGATACtgaattaaatacattgatataacaaggtataaatatatattaatttaataattaaatactaataatataataataaatgcaatattttcggGAAAAAAATACGAGCATATACCAaccataataaacaatttttatagttaaactttattttaataaggttaaatactattttaaagtaaaaaaaaccacaTCACTTGGTGATAGAGGCTGATTTCGaccaaaatcgttttttctatgcaataatacatcattgagttcaaatttaacacatctataatggacatattatgtacagcaGTTTGGTACCcatttacctattttttatttatctttgtgGTAACTTAgttcatacataaatattatgttaatattatgtaatgataatttttacttgcacaatataaatataaaattaaaattaaccaaaTCTACGTACATTTATTCAAGGCaccctataataaattacaaaagaaaggttatttcaaaaaaatatagtttaaataaaatatatttttagatactcGCGTGAAAACAAGAACTCTATAAAGGCACATTgaatgattgaaaaaataatttatataagaatTTCGTTATGCTATTCAATATCATTAGTTCTTAACATATAAGAAatgattaatcatttttagagtgttaaaatatgcaatgaaaattaaattataaatatatccttCTGACCTAAATCTACGTTAAAGAGCTCTAGCATCCTTTGACCACACCCTATTTTCACTCTAaatgataaaagtataaaatgttgGGTGACACATCAAAATATCCCAGTCATTATATCTCTGACAAAAtatctcaaaattaaaatatccccgaaaaaatattctatgacaaaatattctgcatgaatattaattaaaaactttaacctCTAAGTCTAATATAAAAGctgtgattaaaattaaaatgttcgcATTTTATTCAAAGTGATGTgtgaaaatcattattttaaaaatagcatcGTGCATTGCTGCTACCATTTTcttgcaatttttttctttcacatttttttattaattttttaaaataattaatcataataaattatgatataatattatataaatagtaattcttCATATAGAATGTTGTTTATCAgcaacttatttaaataattaaaaatattattcagtttaaaaatatgctaaattatatgttttgcaTTCTTATTGTGATTATAATCAGTTACGGAATATTTTTCCCGggataatatttgattttgagaTATTCTCAAAAGGAGATATTACGGGTGACTCGGGTGAGATATTTTTACCGGGATGTTTTGAAGTAGAATTATGATCCTTACTACACAAAGTAGAATaactcaaaaagtattcattagAATTTCGATTTGGACTTATAAAAACGTTCAAAAGACTCACTtacttaacaatttatagGAAAAggagtaattttttaatttgtaaaatgttaatatagcAACATCATactccttaaatattatagcatatCGTTTTGGTTCTCCGTTAAAATATCCCTGTAAAAATATCGTGTATGAAGTTAATACTTTGTTTACTGAGGATAATAGGTCCATTTTTTCAATAGGTTTGGATTATGGGGTTtaatacagataataatatgattatctgaaaattatcatcattttatatatttttaaatcgtctgagtaaaataagtattaatttaaatatcacttacatatattttatacttttgtaaaattatttttaaggaatattatttatagaatgtaTGGCTTATACTCATACCAAAAACTAATCATTTGAATTTTGGTATAGAtacaacaaaatttttaaaacaattatctaCTTCATAATTTACagtgaaaaatgttaatactcatttgataaaaataattttttttgcacgGATCAAACTTCAAATagtgtataacattttagtgtttaaaaatattattctgaagACTCGAGACGTATACTTAAAAGTTTCAACAAtcggaattttttaaaattattataagaaataatgagGTAAACATGTACAGTGAATCATTttgcatattacaatataaaatgcaaatatatatttgtacacgTAACTGATTATTTGTATCAcatccaaaaatatattaagtattttatttttaatgcaaatatataatggtttaacaattatttagagCTGCACtatccaataaaatattgattagttactataataaggaaataaaagtaaaatattttattacataatttaagtttaagccACGCTGGCTTAATACAACTACCTGATACTAGCTTCAAGTCATTcttagtaatataaaacatgaattCTGTTTTGATCGCTATGCTATAAAATGAGATGACTttgcaaaacaataaaacgttgttttgtgtcaattaaattgataaaaatatgttttttggtCGATAGTGATTATTTAAAGGCAGTTTTGTGCAACGATGAAACAATGACGTATTCAGCGTTAAATGCATAAACAGGGGCGTATTTAGAAACGTCTTATGGGGGGTGGGGCACGgacaaaaagtttaaatttgtgtaCATGTGGCGTagagttgtaaaatatattacataataaaaataagtataaaatacggtGAATGGGGAGGGGGCACAGACCCCATGGGTCTCTCCCTTAAACACGCCCCTGTGaataaagtaggtatttaataatatattttttatttactcttACAGTTCAATAAAATCAAGAAAAATCGTAAGAGCCACGAAATAAAGTTATAGAGTGATggtttcaaacaaaatattcgatttacataaaataaagtacatatacattataataaattgttgacgTATTTTTTTCGTCACACGGCGTAATGCATAGTCAAACTCGGTACACTTGCGTCAGCGAGGTCAGACGGATGCGtgtcataatatcataataataattattgttgtatgccTACGtacccaataatattattattagggcacggatttttatgtaataaataaatcaaaatgtatgaatatttatacagttattttttccaaaatatgtaataaaaacataaagtatttacaaaaaattgtaactcaacattcgtttttaaaatttttattatgtacataataacaaaaaccgaagcaaaatatactatgtatattatttcgtaATGTAAACTCGAGTGAAAAATCGTAAGTAATTTTGTTCTGTTTTATCTACTTAAAACCCGTACACCTAGTCTTAAAGAAGACTAATAACCATCGCTGTCGAATCCTTAGCACatgattaataaaagaaataagaaCTAAGTATTGAGTGTactgaaaacaaaaacaaatgagCGAACGAAAGCAACTATAGTAACGAGAATAAATTGTAGAATAGATTATTCGATAGATACGGTGATGGAAAAATCCATATTTATACTCCCCGCGGAATAACTATGATATTGTCGATATAATGTACCAGTGTTAATaggtgtataaaatacaaagcaTTTAATAGAATATGTAGATCTACTatttacttgaaaaatatttttaataattatcgatcatagtattatacattattaaacggTTATGATCGACAATAGATTTAACGGACGGATAACTTAGAAACACCCTCGCAAGGAGTAccgtagtatatattatatattatagtagtctCGAGGACGGCGACAACGacgatagtataaaatattatactttgtacgaacttattttttttttcgcataaaattacatattatttacgttcAGCGTGAAAAACCCACGCACTCGTGAAAAAATTCATCAATGGGGATACAGCAGTGCGTACATAGTACTCGTGCGGGGTGGCGTTCGTTCAAAGAGCTTTTTCGTTTTTCggcgaaaaataatattacctatatcgtAGGTGTACGATATTCACGCGACGCGCCGCCGCGGATGATGTGATGGGCGGCGGGCGAAACGGGAGGATTTTCGTCTCCATTAATGGCCGTGGAGGATCGCCTGTTTCGCGGCGGCGTCGGCACGGCTACTATATTATGCGTGTATCGTAATAATACAACCGCCACTGGAGTCGCGGGCGGGCGAGCGCAAGCGCATAATATCATTGACACTGctactgctgctgctgttcCTACTGCCGTGACGTCACGTAGCCTGTGTGTACAGGGTAGTTTTCCGACCGCGTTCACCTCCACTCAGTTAATCCTTATACgcgtgtgtatttattttaaatttcgattttGGAATAGTTTAGAATTCCATatctattttatgaatatggcatattatgatatataaaagtGCATGTTCAAGGAGAGTGCAGTCTTGTGACTATCCCATTGTTTTCGTGTCTTATTTTTACTGCGAATCGTTTGGcagggtattttttttttataattattttgacgcGTAGggaattaaatatcaatattaatatgatgttatgattttatgtCAATCGCAGTCATGCTTAGCCAAATAGACATAAACAGGTATAGCGTTACtcctattcaatttttaatcattttaaatacgatGCACAGAAGCATAATATAAGCGCGAGAATGGGCGAGGATATGGCGTTCATTTCGTTTGAAGAATAAACGATTAATAACTCCATCACGGCCGAAAAGTCTGTACgccataaataatttgtgcTCGAAAATGTAGTCTTCGTGCTCGTTGACACgagctatttaaaaatgcaaaaacatTCAATATTAACATAGTGAAAAGTCCGTAACGGCGGGCGAACGTGTCCGGCGATTCACCCTGTGcagcataatatatgtacatgttatatacatattacattattatgtatacgccGTTGACCGGGTCGAACAGGCGGCGGAGTCGGGTGTTTCGGCGTACCCGTTTAACCCCCGTATGATATCGTTCATTCCAACCCCCGAccacccacacacacacacacacacacacacacacacacaatttcACCCCCACGTCTACTGCTGCCTCGGACTACGTCTTTGTATTGATCAACCGATGCGCGACGCACACACACGGGCGACGCGAACGTTAAACGCGAAGAGAGaggaaaaaatctaaaataataataacgaaataaaatCCGTCGGCAACCCCCGAACTAGGACGACGacgaccgccgccgccgccgcgtcgCGCTCCTACCGTCGTGTGCTCgctactattactattatcattattattattattattactaccgCCGttgcagttataatattattacggtttatttatttcaaaatatatcgcTCGAGAGTTCGACCACCAAACACGCGTAGTCCGATAACGTGTTGTGTTTGAGTTGATGCGACACGTCGGATGACATACGTATACGGTACAAGTGCGCCGACTGATGCTGAGAGGGGACGGCGAACCGTCGGCCGTATAGTGCACGTACTGTACAGTCACACCTAATAGTGTACAGTACTACAGCGGATCGTGTGATAATTTGTCGTTTGCACGAGCGCACGCCATCTCGTCATTCGGCGTCGGGGCGACGGaggaaacataaataatattataacaacaataattatacatcgCCGTCGTCGCCGTGGTAATATCGTACGCGGCCGCCGGCGTTCGATCCGCGCGCGCCCAGTCCGCGCGCCCGTCCTCGTCGCGCAGTCACATCCGTCACCGGCGCGTGCACCGTACTCGTCGCGCGTCCGTCCGTCCATCGTCTCGCCGCGCGCCGACCATAGCTATTGCGTTCGGGGTTATGGACGTGGCGGCGTTGGCCGCGGCGACCGAGACGACGACTGATACGACCGATTCCGCGGCCACCGCGGCAGCTGCTGCTACGGCGGACGTCGGCATCACGACGAGACCGACGACGAAGGTGACGTTGACGGCGGcagcggcgacgacgacgacgaataCGACgaatacgacgacgacgacgacgacgatagcGGACACGGAGAACATCTGTGATTATAGCGATACGGCCGCGGTGCGCCCGCCCAAGGTTCGCGTCCGATCGTCGTCTTAAGAGGACGCGAGTGGGGCCGCAGAGCCCGAGACGTGTGATCGCAGGTCAGTGATTATAATGTCTTATAATGTCATGTCGTGTGTGAAGAGTGGTAGACGCGTTTCGTTTTTCTGTCGCCCGCCATAAAAATAGGTAGGTCGCAAACCGCCGCCAAACCCGAAACACGCGATTTCCGACCAGCCCATCACACGATCATGAcgatatcgtattattaattattacggcGTAATACGAATGGTGTATGTGTGTACGACGACACGAGCGTGCGTATTATATTCCAACACGAGTGGTGAATGTTGTTACAGGCGTACCTGCACCAAATGCGATGATACGTCTCTTTGctctttactttattataatgtgtagtgTTGTGTGTTGCGAAAACGATCGATACACGTGTGCATGtacatgtataacataataatataatatagcccgTGCGTGGCGTTCAAATGTTCTGTGCATACCTACACGAGCTACGCGgtattatatgcatacaacgtattataatacacacattacCCGTGCAACATTACGTGTGTTATAACGCCACTGCGTACGTCACGTATGGTAATCACCATGTGAACGTTAACTGCGCATACTTCGAATGGGTTTCGTGCGATTTACGGCCGGCCAACACGAAATAAGCGTTGGATTTCGTCGACCGACCGCAGTAGCGAATACGATGTACAGTAAACTTACAATTTTATCGTAATGACGTATGCACAGTGACAAtcttatattgttttacgtATTACGTTACGCAAGTTTACGTCTTGTAGTTTGAGTGTACGGTTTCTACGGAGGTCCTGCGACTCTCGGGGTTGACCGATTTCACAGATAATTCACATGATAACGAGAAGTGTACTCTAGCATGTGTCAACGGCCAAAATCCTAATCGCGATTAGACGTTTCCGGACGAACAATGGCGGTACATCTGCTGGTGCATACTTTACTGTTTGACGACCGTGTCGTCGGTAAATTTTATTcagagaaattattttaaaaataattatatagcacGCATCTGTGTGTCGTTCTGGCAATATCATAATTTCGAGGATTCCACGATTTTGCATTTGTTCGTAATACACGCATAtaccagtattattattatcattgtcatGCGCGCTttttgtttaatgataaatagcTGAATGTAAAGTCCTGTTCTAAGtataggaaaaataaaaatatgaataattcctTATCACGCTTACacctttatacaatatattatatcggtgCGATATGgacgtggtttttttttaaattttgtgacccacattttgtttgtttattttatgagcCGTCTATAACCTATTTAAAAGGTTGACAGATTTTGATGAAAGTTTACCTGAATGGATGAATGAATAGGTTTACGAGTGGATGGGTTACTGGAAAACAACAAACTGCGAACTTTCAGTACATTCTTTgtaaacaaaaagaaaaaacaacgCTTCTAGACTTTATAGTGGAATATTTTCTGGCTTTCTCTTTGTTTCCTGTGTGTGGCTCTGGTCGTTTGTCGATAAAACAATTTAGGCGGCTTAACCTAAACGATTTTTAGcagtttatttcaaatttttatactattttattaatttgaacattgaatgattaatattaactcgACAATTTCGTATCCTCTTTAAAAAAAGGCgtaaattcatatatatatattaattcttaacaatacgattagtataatatacaatgcctatacaaatttgaataatattgtgctCTTTgctttacattaaataaaattattgtattacaattaatttgcctttttatcattgtagtttatatattatatattatattaaaatgcacaAGATTACTTATAtcgttttaattgaaatttactcTATAGATATACACGAACATTGGTGATCGGAAtcgaattgaaaattaatatctcTATGATAAAGTTTACAgtaaaacgttaaaataattaactataataggaTATGCTAGGTTCGCAGCATATAAACACATCAttactttttgaattttattcggATACTAAATCTGTTGTATTCAGAGAATAAGTaaactttttacatttttattttataaaactgatgcagaatatttaaatatttacattgtataaaagaaaaacgatTTACTTTAATGGACCAATagatttactttaaataaatcattcaacTGACTTTGACAACAGCGTTACTATAATAGGaagaattttaaacatatcgaTCAAGAAagagaattatttttgattactatttacttaataCCGAAGAACCATAcaccttatttataaataattttaatcttgatccgacattatttattgattatcgGTCATTACGCATTACACAAAactgacaaaaatataaatttcattttaaaattatacatttttaaaatgtattaacaatgAGTGTGATTTAATATTGGACTTAAACTGAtcgagaataaaatatacatcataattcatcgcatatttttgtttctacataattattatcaaataattcaatatattgtaaactatCTTAGTGGGCGAATATTTAATGCgatttattacatttgaatAGTGAACTGTGAAAGTATATTTAGAAATACtcaaatacctacttaaaagaatatattgatgaaattacctattagttacctacataatatttatgcattagaggtatttatttaaaattcctttgattacattttttcatgatTGAGTCCTAATAACTTTCAAGTTGCGTATGAAAAAGTACATGtcaaaacttttaacttagtttttttattgaattataaacctattaattttaaaataagatgatAATTCATTACTTATGATACTATTGTCTAGCTATCTGTATAAATTACCACTAAATGTGAGTATTgcctaggtatatataatttttagaaactcaagtaattgatatttttcttatgatttatcttaaaattagaAGTTCATCTtagaattgtattatatacaaaataaataccgaGCAAGTACTTACCTACtcatacactataatatctGCAGTATACCTCATTACCtcatataggtatgtaaatctgataatatataatttaatttttttatgattgataatattttaggtgcctagataaattatgtttaatatatttgtttgatatttatattttaggcgACATTGTAATATGCATGCTGatgtaatttgattattatgttattgatttttatagattagtATAAGTCCACAAGCCtttagtaaatacatttatttatatctaaaggTGACTTCATCAATCtcggtaattaatattttaatcaaaaattggaAACTTATATCACTGCAGAGAAATTTCATGATTTTTGGTTTCTATTGAGAGACGTAGAATTTATCGGAAACATCGAGTTTGACCCAGTGACGACCATTCGTATTTCGATGCAATTGATGGTTTGCCATCTACGGTTATATAATACGaggtaaaacaataaaaaatccaaaaaggAAAACGTGGTTCATTCAGATGTATAGACTGATATTGATCAAAACGGACGAATAAGTGACCGTATCTTGtatacctataggctataatccTTTTTTGTTGTCATAAAGTAAACGTTATGATATATTGGTCTTTACAAATTGGATATAGCGCATTTAGGTGTAATACTTATACGAGATAAATTACGTACGACGATAAAACCAACTACAacgcattttataatattagatacttattatataccgTTTAATAAATAGATCTATTATGGaatctagtatttattatacttagaccattaaatatatatgtatattaacatcgatagattaatattagttactaTAACGTTCAAATAACCATAGGTATTATATCTTCTGAACCTATAATCGTTGAGTTATTACACCCTTtgtatataaagttaaatagataactcaaaaactatacgtttgaattttgattttaaattatctactaAATGATTTGCTGTGgtaaaattttcttttgaaatacattatttttcattattacataaatatttgagaaaatcatgatttttaaatatctttataaatttaaaaaaaaaatcatattctaccaaaatattcataatgaataataataataataataataatttttttgtctatataattgtataggcCCAGCACGTATAATAGCCTGCTGCAGTAGCCGTGACACGACGCCGTAATGCCGGAACAGAGCAACGATTACCGAGTGGTGGTTTTCGGGGCGGGCGGCGTGGGAAAAAGCTCGCTGGTGCTCCGGTTTGTCAAGGGCACGTTCCGCGAATCGTACATACCGACCATCGAGGACACATACCGACAGGTGATCAGCTGCAACAAGAACATTTGCACGCTACAGATCACCGACACGACGGGGTCGCATCAGTTCCCCGCCATGCAGCGGTTGTCCATGTCCAAGGGCCACGCGTTCATATTGGTGTACTCGTGCACGTCCAGGCAGTCGCTCGAGGAACTCCGGCCGATATGGCAGGTGCGTACGCGCGTTATAGCGCTATACCGTTGTATGTTATTACGCGGGTGCCGCGTCGCTGTGGGTTATAGGTGTGGGACAAAACGGAAAGGGTGTCGCCGTTTTCCGCCAAATTCGATCTTTTCGTACCGTGTCAGTATAGTATGgcataagtatacatatattttaattttccacaGTGAAAAATGTCAGTTCTTAGGTTTTCGTGACCCGTGTTACAATAactcataagttataataatagaccgcgcgtaaataactttttcacaaactataataatattataaaattctcaatttttatttaattctgcAAGTATATTACttgaatgtgttttttttttttaatatttttttattaataatcgattttagttagatttaaagttatttttaaaatcatcttCGACAATCAATAACtccacatatttttatataataatatattcgttatcaaagtctaaaaactgaaattcgcTGTAGTGAAAAtggatgtacataatatattattatactggtgGTAAACGTAAAAGTCGATTTCGTGGAAAAGTTGAACATCTCAAAAGATTGAACCAAAATGTTTTAGGCgacaatgtgtatattatattaataggtataggtagtTACTGGCGGGGATGGAATAGGTAAAAATTTCAGAGTAAAAATCGTATTACCACTGATCActcttattgataatataacgatGTCAATACATGAGGAGCGAATGAGCTAAAGAATCTAATAAGCTTTTCACACATTTTATtcgtcaatattattttttaatagataacaaTTGCTGTGGAAgctttaaaattcctaaacaAATGACTCTAGTTAGGTTAATTcaactattaaagtaattaattagtgTACAAgtttatacagttttaaattctaaaattaaaactaaagacaattatatatataaatctattgcATACAGGTCGACAGTCGTCCATTCAACTAACTCATAGGTAATACCAAAAGGCTAAGCTACGAGATTTTCTCAGTCTTCCGAGCTATCACtgtatacttttaattgtCGTTATACTGTCCTGCGTTCTGTAAAGTTGCTGTAATAGAAAACAAGGTTCCTTAACAAGTTTACGGATTCATTTTTTCAGGCGATAAACGAGAgaaaaataaccaataaaaataaaatatatagtatcatataattcatatagtgTTTACGATTTGCCCCCAGGTGTCAATGAACGATAtcgctctctctctctctctctctctctctctctctctctatatatatatatgtggaaACTCCATGGCctaaattaagtttatcacGCCTCTCAcgattttcaaatgtattgtatCATTAAACACGCGTATTTCAACGAGTTCAGAATAACGGCGCCATCAGAATTCGTCAATtggacttatttttaaatttatagcttTAACAAGTTTAGAAAAAGCTTGGAGATTTCGACTTCACGGTTTCGTTTGGTTAGGTTAACAAATTAAGGTAACGATTATTTGAGTTAGTAATGTTGCCATCTGGTATGTAAGGTATCAAAAGTATGATTTGACGAAACA includes the following:
- the LOC113552387 gene encoding GTP-binding protein Di-Ras2, producing the protein MPEQSNDYRVVVFGAGGVGKSSLVLRFVKGTFRESYIPTIEDTYRQVISCNKNICTLQITDTTGSHQFPAMQRLSMSKGHAFILVYSCTSRQSLEELRPIWQVIKETKGASELPSIPIMLVGNKCDENDTREVSAEEGDAEARRWGCHFMETSAKTNHNVKELFQELLNLEKNRNISLQPEKKSMRGRKIREKCALM